The genomic window CAGAAGATCGCCGACCTGGTGAAGGACGGCAAGATCGGCGGCATCGCGGACGTCCGCGACGAGACGTCGTCCCGTACGGGCCAGCGCCTGGTCATCGTTCTGAAGCGCGACGCCGTCGCCAAGGTCGTGCTGAACAACCTGTACAAGCACACCGATCTGCAGACGAACTTCGGCGCCAACATGCTGGCCCTGGTCGACGGCGTGCCCCGCACGCTCTCCCTGGACGCGTTCATCCGCCACTGGGTGACGCACCAGATCGAGGTCATCGTCCGCCGCACGCGCTTCAGGCTGCGCAAGGCCGAGGAGCGGGCGCACATCCTGCGCGGCCTGCTGAAGGCCCTGGACGCCATCGACGAGGTCATCGCGCTGATCCGGCGCAGCGACACCGTCGACATCGCGCGCACGGGCCTGATGGGCCTCCTGGAGATCGACGAGATCCAGGCCAACGCCATCCTCGAGATGCAGCTGCGGCGTCTGGCCGCCCTGGAGCGCCAGAAGATCCTCCAGGAGCACGCCGAACTCCAGGCGAAGATCAACGAGTACAACGAGATCCTCGCCTCGCCCGTACGTCAGCGCGGGATCGTCAGCGCGGAACTCGCCGCGATCGTCGAGAAGTTCGGCGACGACCGCAAGACGATGCTGGTGCCCTACGACGGTGACATGTCCATCGAGGACCTCATCGCCGAGGAGGACATCGTCGTCACCGTCTCGCGCGGCGGCTACGTCAAGCGGACCAAGGCGGTCGACTACCGGGCGCAGAAGCGCGGCGGCAAGGGCGTGCGCGGCACGAAGCTCAAGGAAGACGACATCGTCGACCACTTCTTCGTGTCCACGACCCACCACTGGCTGCTGTTCTTCACCAACAAGGGCCGCGTCTACCGGGCCAAGGCCTACGAGTTGCCGGACGCCGGACGTGACGCGCGTGGACAGCACGTCGCCAACCTGCTGGCCTTCCAGCCGGATGAGGCGATCGCCGAGATCCTCGCTATCCGCGACTACGAGGCCACGCCCTACCTGGTGCTCGCCACCAAGGGCGGTCTTGTGAAGAAGACGCCTCTGAAGGATTACGATTCGCCCCGTTCCGGCGGTGTCATCGCGATCAACCTCCGTGAGAAGGAGGACGGTTCCGACGATGAACTGATCGGAGCGGAACTCGTATCGGCAGAAGATGACATCCTTCTGATCAGCAAGAAGGCACAGTCGATCCGCTTCACGGCGACGGACGAGGCACTGCGGCCCATGGGCCGTGCCACCTCGGGTGTCAAGGGCATGAGTTTCCGCGAAGGGGACGAGCTGCTCTCGATGAATGTTGTTCGACCCGGTACGTTCGTGTTCACTGCCACAGACGGTGGGTACGCGAAGCGGACCGCCGTCGACGAGTACCGCGTCCAGGGTCGCGGTGGCCTCGGTATCAAGGCCGCCAAGATCGTCGAGGACCGCGGTTCGCTCGTCGGCGCGCTGGTGGTCGAGGAGACCGATGAGATCCTCGCCATCACGCTGTCGGGCGGTGTGATTCGTACGCGAGTCAACGAGATCAGGGAAACCGGCCGTGACACCATGGGCGTCCAACTGATCAACCTGGGCAAGCGCGATGCCGTTGTCGGTATCGCCCGTAACGCCGAGGCGGGGCGCGAGGCGGAGGAGGTCGACGGCGACGACGCCGTGGACGAGACCGCCGAGGGTGTCACGACGACCGGCACGGACGAGGGTGAAGCGCCCTTGTCCGAGTAGCACGAGGAGTGAGTCAGCGTGAGCGGAGCCACGGGCGCCGGGTCGTCCGGTACTTCGGCCGGCACTTCGACCGGGTCGGAAGCGGACGGCGGCGGCCGTGGCTCCGCCGCGCGTGCGATGGACACGCACACGACCCAACTGAAAGCGATCAAGCCGAGCACGACCGACTCGGCCTCGCCCTCGCCCGATGGGCATGCATCCCAGGGGGGAACTGTGACGGACACCCGTGGTCCGCAGACCCAGCCGCCCGCGCCGGGCGGCCCGGCCGCGGCTCCGGGCGGGCCCGGCCGCCAGTCTCCGGCGCAGCCCCAGGCCCAGACCCCGGCCGGTGGCTCCGCGCTCCCCGGGGAGCGGCAGGCGCAGCAGCAGTCGGGGCCGTACCACCCGCCGCAGGCCTACCAGCCGGCTCCGGAGGGTTCGTCCCGCAAGCCGCGCACGGGGGCCCGTACGACGCCTCGTACGCGCAAGGCGCGGCTGCGTGTGGCCAAGGCCGATCCGTGGTCCGTGATGAAGGTCAGCTTCCTGCTCTCCATCGCCCTCGGCATCTGCACGGTCGTCGCGGCCGCGGTGCTGTGGATGGTCATGAACGCGATGGGCGTCTTCTCCACGGTCGGCGCAACCATCTCCGAGGCCACCGGCTCGAACGAGTCCAACGGATTCGACCTTCAGTCGTTCCTGTCGCTGCCCAATGTGCTGATCTTCACCACGATCATCGCGGTCATCGATGTCGTCCTCGCCACCGCCCTCGCCACCCTCGGCGCCTTCATCTACAACCTCTCCGCGGGCTTCGTCGGCGGTATCGAGCTGACGCTCGCCGAGGACGAGTGAGCACGGCGACGACATAGGGGATTGCCTACGGGGACGGCGTAGACGCTGTCCCCTACAGGGTGTCCCAGGGCATCACGGTTCCCCTCCAGGTATCGATTTTGGGACTGCCCACGTCGTGCGCTAATCTTCAGGAGTCAGCGCGCGGGACACACACCGCAGAGCGCGGCGGGGCTATAGCTCAGTTGGTTAGAGCGCATCCCTGATAAGGATGAGGCCACAGGTTCAAATCCTGTTAGCCCCACCAGCATGAAGACCCTCAGCCGATGCCGGTTGAGGGTCTTTGTCGTTCACGGTCGACAGCGAGTCGACACCGATTGGCATCGTCGATGAGTGAGCGGTCGATGAGTGTCGGAGCCGACGGGTGTCGAGCCGCCGAGTAGGGAATGTGCGAAACCCCCGGCTGGGAGGGCCGGGGGTTTCGCGCTCTTCCACGGGCGTCGTACGCAGGATCGCCGCTGTTCGGGTGTCTCTTCCGGTCGGGGATCAGCGCTGGAGGGGCGGGATGGGCTGATCGGCTTGTGGGAGAGGTGCGTCCGGGGCGGAGGCCGGGCCGGTGACCTTCGTGGCGGTGTCCGCGGCCGTATCGAGGGCCGTGCGGTGGCGGCAGGAGGGTGAGGAGCCGTGGGCCTCGGCGCGGATGCGTTGCTTCATCGTGGGGGGCAGGGCCCGGTCGTGGGGCCGGGCCGGGAGGGACATGGCCCGCGTCGTCGTGGGTGCCGTGCAGTTGCGGGTGGTCTCGGTCTGCGGTACCGCGGCGGAGACCGTGGTCGCGGTGAGTCCGAGCGCCGTCCACAGCGCGAGGAAGGCGATGACGATGGCGGTCCACAGCTTCATGACCTTGTTCTGGGCCATGGTCCCTCACTTTCGGGTTGGGCGATTTGCGTACTTTCCTCATGATGTGTATGTGGGCTCCGAAATCGTGGACCGACGCCCGTGGCGCGTTGCTCTTCAGATGAACACCACTCGGATGGGTGCAACGGGCGCGGAAAGTTCCCAGAAGCCGCAGGAAGGGGCGGGAGGGGCGCAAGGGAGGGGTAAGTGTGGAAGTGGTCGGGGCCGGCGAGGTGTGCGAGATGTGATGGGCCTGTGTGATGAACCTGCGATCGGAACAGTGGCGTCCGGTTCTACTGCGCTCTTCCCGGCGGGAGTTGAGGGGCCGACGCAGGTCACCGATCGGTATCGGTCGGTGTGTATAGTCGGGCGCCAGAGGTCCCCTACGTCAAGGAAAGACGAGGTCGCGCGGTGAAGAAGCTTCTCCTGGTCGCACTGGCCGCCATCGGCGGGCTCCTCGTGTACCGCCAGATCCAGGCGGATCGCGCCGAGCAGGATCTGTGGACGGAGGCGACTGACTCCGTGCCCACGGGTTCGTGAACATCGACATCAGTCTCAGAGCAGACCCCGGCCGCGCTCGCGGTCGGGGTTTTGTGTCGCTTGGGCGCATCGTCCCGGATGTGCGGGCCCATTCCGGCGGAACCTGTATTCGCTTTGGCGAACGATGCGCTTGCGATAGCAAAACAGTGGTCTGGTAAAGGCCGTTTTCAGCCGCTCGCCCCTGGGAACATGGGCATCTGCGCGTCCGGCCCGGCAGTATGGGCGCGTTCGGAGCCGCGGCCTCGGCACCGCGACTGCTGGACCACGGCAGCTGGGTCCTCATCCGGGCATCGACTGCCGGGGCTACTTCTGGGCTTCTTCCGGGCTTCGACTTCGGAGCCGCGACTTCGGGTCTACGACGAGGGGTGGCGCGTGATGGGGCGGCGCACGGTCTGGTGGCGAGTTGCGGCAGCCGTGGGAGCGGCCCTGTACATGGCGACGGCGCTGCCCGAATCTGCCGCGGCGGCCGACGCGCCCGCGCCGTACTCCTATGCTGAAGACGCGAGGACGGTCGAGGGCGCGACGAGCAGCACGGGAGCCGTGCGGCTGGCGGCCGGTACGACCTACCGGAGCTCCATCGGGCCGGGCGGCAAGCTCTACTACCGGCTCGATCTCGACGCCGCTACCAACGCGTACGTCTCGGCCACAGCCGTACCCGGGGCGGGGGCGACGGTCGCCTCCGCGGACGGCGTCAGGGTGTCCCTGCAGGACGCCGACGCGCACCGTTGCTCCTACGAGACCGCCCGCTTCGGTCCGACCCGCAGCGCGCACCCCGTCACGGCTTGGGCCTCGCGTGAGATCGGCAGCGACGAGTACATGTGCCAGGGGGCCGGGGTGTACTACGTCGTCGTCGAGCGGGTCGGTCCGGCTGCGGAGGCCGGGGCGGGGTCGACTACGGGCTCGGCTACTGGTTCCGTGTCGGGCTCCCCGTCGCAAGGCTCGTCGGAGGAGTGGGGGCTGGAACTCGGCTTCGTCTCGGAGCCCGCTGTGCGGAAGGGGGGTTCGACGAGTGCCCCTGAGACCTGGAACTCCGCGTCGCCCGAAGGGGTGTCGGGAGACCCCGAGAGTCGCCGTGGCGGTAGCGGCTTCGCCACGGCGAGCCCGGTGGCACAGGGCGTCTGGCAGGACGAGGCCGGGATCAGGGCAGGGCAGACGCTCTTCTACAAGGTGCCTGTCGGCTGGGGGCAGCAACTCTCCGCCACTGCCGAATTGGGCAGCACGACCGGTGGCGACGGGTACGTGGGAAACGCGTTCGTCGTGTCGCTCTACAACCCCGTACGGGGCTTCGTGGACGACAGGACCGCC from Streptomyces sp. DSM 40750 includes these protein-coding regions:
- a CDS encoding DLW-39 family protein, with amino-acid sequence MKKLLLVALAAIGGLLVYRQIQADRAEQDLWTEATDSVPTGS
- a CDS encoding DUF6344 domain-containing protein, translating into MAQNKVMKLWTAIVIAFLALWTALGLTATTVSAAVPQTETTRNCTAPTTTRAMSLPARPHDRALPPTMKQRIRAEAHGSSPSCRHRTALDTAADTATKVTGPASAPDAPLPQADQPIPPLQR
- the gyrA gene encoding DNA gyrase subunit A; this translates as MADQNTPVTPEEGGEIVMRVEPVGLETEMQRSYLDYAMSVIVSRALPDVRDGLKPVHRRVLYAMYDGGYRPEKGFYKCARVVGDVMGNYHPHGDSSIYDALVRLAQPWSMRMPLVDSNGNFGSPGNDPAAAMRYTECKMAPLSMEMVRDIDEETVDFTDNYDGRSQEPTVLPARFPNLLINGSAGIAVGMATNIPPHNLREVAAGAQWYLENPEASHEELLDALIERIKGPDFPTGALVVGRKGIEEAYRTGRGSITMRAVVEVEEIQNRQCLVVTELPYQTNPDNLAQKIADLVKDGKIGGIADVRDETSSRTGQRLVIVLKRDAVAKVVLNNLYKHTDLQTNFGANMLALVDGVPRTLSLDAFIRHWVTHQIEVIVRRTRFRLRKAEERAHILRGLLKALDAIDEVIALIRRSDTVDIARTGLMGLLEIDEIQANAILEMQLRRLAALERQKILQEHAELQAKINEYNEILASPVRQRGIVSAELAAIVEKFGDDRKTMLVPYDGDMSIEDLIAEEDIVVTVSRGGYVKRTKAVDYRAQKRGGKGVRGTKLKEDDIVDHFFVSTTHHWLLFFTNKGRVYRAKAYELPDAGRDARGQHVANLLAFQPDEAIAEILAIRDYEATPYLVLATKGGLVKKTPLKDYDSPRSGGVIAINLREKEDGSDDELIGAELVSAEDDILLISKKAQSIRFTATDEALRPMGRATSGVKGMSFREGDELLSMNVVRPGTFVFTATDGGYAKRTAVDEYRVQGRGGLGIKAAKIVEDRGSLVGALVVEETDEILAITLSGGVIRTRVNEIRETGRDTMGVQLINLGKRDAVVGIARNAEAGREAEEVDGDDAVDETAEGVTTTGTDEGEAPLSE
- a CDS encoding DUF3566 domain-containing protein, whose protein sequence is MSGATGAGSSGTSAGTSTGSEADGGGRGSAARAMDTHTTQLKAIKPSTTDSASPSPDGHASQGGTVTDTRGPQTQPPAPGGPAAAPGGPGRQSPAQPQAQTPAGGSALPGERQAQQQSGPYHPPQAYQPAPEGSSRKPRTGARTTPRTRKARLRVAKADPWSVMKVSFLLSIALGICTVVAAAVLWMVMNAMGVFSTVGATISEATGSNESNGFDLQSFLSLPNVLIFTTIIAVIDVVLATALATLGAFIYNLSAGFVGGIELTLAEDE